AATGACCAGCAGGTGACGCTTTAGAGTAGATATTTTGAAACGTTAGGCACCAGATTGACCTCTTTACTTCGAAATTCGAACTCTGGTGTTGCACCAATACAGTTCCCCAGGTCATCTCGTAGCTACAGTACGCTACTTCGGAGCTATTTCTTGTTATAGCAAGCGGACGGTAAATAATCATAATTTTAAATTTTATGAACTAGATGCGATAGTCAGCAGCATTGAATTTACCTAACCATAATTGATTTCAAATAAATAAGCTATAATATGTTTTTTCAACAGTAGTTTACAGTTATGTTTTCTATTATGCTATGTATTAATAATGTAATTTCCCATAATTAaaaaattaacatgaacacatgtttttgaaactgcagtagGCTGACTGTTATGCAttataataatgttattacattatAGTCCAATAGTCACTTATGAACTGTTGATCCGTGTGCCCAGATAGATATGTCTGCCCTTGCATCCTTATTGTAAATTATTCTGTCAAATTGCTACAACAATGAAGCGAACATAACCCAAAGGCTTATCATCATACTATTTTTCATCATACTTCTCTCTGTTTTGACTACTGACAGGTGTCAGATATGCAGTACTGCAGCACGCGTGGTGGTGTCCAGGGTTGGAACTTTCAGGATGTTTTGTTATCGGGATATGCGCCAGACGGGGGGATGTTCATGCCTGAGACCCTCCCCACCCTGACCCCTGATACCTTGAGGTCCTGGAGCTCCCTGTCCTACCCCCAGCTAGTGACGGAGGTCTGCTCCCTGTTCATCCCTACAGAGCTGATCCCTCGAGCAGACCTGGACGGTGAGACCTGGAGGGTTTGGGTAGCTGAGTGACACGTTGATGGATTGATTGATGGTTGGAAAATATGGTACAGTTAGGTGTAAAGTGAAGAGGGTTTGGCACTTGTTTTTTTTCACATCTGGGTATATATCAAAATGAAGCAACTCTGTTCATGTCCCTTACTCaccgcttttccttcactctctctcttttgcgtGATCCTTCTGCCCATCTCACTCTCTCAATCTCactctttcactcctctctctctctctctctctctctctctctctctctctctctctctctctccctctctcccttgccCCAGGCCTGGTGAGTGCGGCCCTGTCTGGGTTCGCCGTGCCGGGGGTGGTGAGCTTGGCCAGGCTGAAGGGTGGGCTGTGTGTGCTGGAACTCTTCCACGGTGAGACCCTGGCCTTCAAGGACCTGGCCATGACCTGCACCGTGCGCTTCCTCGACTACTTCCTGCGCAAGGAAAGCCGGCGCGCCATCGTATTAGTGGGTGAGAAGGGGCACTTTGGGCAGCATTTGGAGTGTTTACATGTTTAGTTACATGCTAGGTCTATTATGTTGATGTATATTACATCTTACGTGTTAATAGTGTCCTCctatcctcttccctctcccacgCTGCGGCCTACCTTCCTAGGCACATCTGGGGACACGGGTGGTTCAGCCATCCACAGTGCGAGAGGCCTTGGTGGGGTAGACGTGGTAGTGGTGTACCCCCGGGGCCGCATAACTCTTGTGCAGGAGAAACAGATGATCACCTGCCTGGAGGACAATATCCATGTGTTTGCAGGTTAGAGAGAGGGCCAGATAGTATGAGGGAGCAATattctaaagtggcttcctcttcTTGCCCCCTTCTTTGATAGTGAGAGATGATGGCCATATCATGGGAAAATATAGGAGTTTTAGCCTTCAGTAATAATGATCTTACCTTATCCTGTGATAAGATGGTATCATTGGTATGATAACACAACCCAAATTTTTCTCCCCTGCACCACTAGCGGATGGCAGTTCTGATGACATCGACGTGCCCATCCGTCGACTGTTTTCAGACCAGGAGCTGGTGAAACAACACAGCCTGATGAGTCTCAACTCAGTCAACTGGTCTCGTGTCATGGTGCAGCTGGCACACTTCCTTTATGCCTACCTGCATGTGAGTGGGCTGGAGCAGGCAGAGACGGGGGCACCCCTACCCGCCTTGGAGATGGTAGTGCCCACAGGGGGGGCGGGGAATATCGCC
This portion of the Salvelinus sp. IW2-2015 linkage group LG4q.1:29, ASM291031v2, whole genome shotgun sequence genome encodes:
- the thnsl2 gene encoding threonine synthase-like 2 — protein: MQYCSTRGGVQGWNFQDVLLSGYAPDGGMFMPETLPTLTPDTLRSWSSLSYPQLVTEVCSLFIPTELIPRADLDGLVSAALSGFAVPGVVSLARLKGGLCVLELFHGETLAFKDLAMTCTVRFLDYFLRKESRRAIVLVGTSGDTGGSAIHSARGLGGVDVVVVYPRGRITLVQEKQMITCLEDNIHVFAADGSSDDIDVPIRRLFSDQELVKQHSLMSLNSVNWSRVMVQLAHFLYAYLHVSGLEQAETGAPLPALEMVVPTGGAGNIAAGCIVKQMGIPLCLVAMTNANDIVHRTVQSGDFSMATNVTQTMAPAIDIQDPYNMERVFWLLSGRDGALVKGMMEEFQHSHRHTLPEALHKQLSQVLTAGAVRDEGIVETMQRCWKENQYLLCPHTAVAVWHHYHCPPTAGVNRCCIATASPAKFQEAVQKAGLTLDLPEAVRALDKMSTRYLALERGQDWGKDWEGRLKQHIQAIGSARQRGVAYYSTVECN